In the Arthrobacter sp. 31Y genome, one interval contains:
- a CDS encoding Gfo/Idh/MocA family protein, with protein MNAETQNPVIKVAIAGCGTIGATHAASVGELSDLRVTALVDEITEAADALAQHIEDNGAARPATFRSLAEAFAAADVDLVIIATPSGLHIQQALEVLDAGKHVVIEKPLDVNLDRADEILAAAKAAEEKGLVASVISQHRFDPASIVVDEARRAGRFGRLTSAIASVSWYRSQGYYDSGAWRGTWTMDGGGAVMNQGVHTVDLLLWFLGRPVEISAKTALLAHTDVEVEDTAVATVTFESGALAVLHATTAAYPGLTVRLQVMGSKGSAVIDNDNLEYFHAAASDAETQSGPMGLRGAGNQAEAELARFTEPPVQTNLDPTLYPAGHIRQYRDVVDAIRNGRPAGVTIQDAVTALATVRGLYVSATLGRPVLIADVVAGKYNDVEVRTGDGHFEEVTA; from the coding sequence ATGAATGCCGAAACGCAGAATCCCGTCATCAAGGTCGCCATTGCTGGTTGCGGCACAATTGGCGCCACGCACGCCGCCTCCGTGGGTGAGCTCTCTGACCTTCGCGTCACGGCGCTGGTGGACGAGATCACGGAAGCAGCTGACGCGCTGGCGCAGCATATCGAGGACAACGGCGCCGCCCGCCCGGCCACCTTCCGGAGTCTGGCTGAAGCGTTCGCCGCTGCCGACGTCGATCTCGTCATCATCGCCACCCCCAGCGGGCTGCACATCCAGCAAGCCTTGGAAGTACTCGACGCAGGCAAGCATGTGGTCATCGAGAAGCCCCTCGACGTGAATCTGGACCGTGCGGATGAGATCCTCGCCGCAGCCAAGGCGGCCGAAGAGAAGGGACTGGTGGCGAGCGTCATCAGCCAGCACCGCTTCGATCCGGCCAGCATCGTGGTGGACGAAGCCCGGCGTGCAGGGCGCTTCGGCCGCCTGACGTCCGCCATCGCATCGGTGAGTTGGTACCGCAGCCAGGGCTACTACGATTCAGGCGCTTGGCGTGGAACGTGGACCATGGATGGTGGTGGAGCCGTGATGAACCAAGGCGTGCATACCGTGGATCTGCTGCTCTGGTTCCTCGGCCGTCCGGTGGAAATCAGTGCAAAGACGGCGCTCCTGGCACACACAGACGTGGAAGTGGAAGACACTGCAGTGGCGACCGTGACGTTTGAGTCCGGCGCTCTCGCCGTCCTTCATGCGACCACCGCGGCATATCCGGGACTTACTGTGAGACTGCAGGTCATGGGCAGCAAGGGCTCCGCGGTGATCGACAACGACAACCTTGAGTACTTCCACGCGGCGGCTTCAGACGCTGAGACGCAAAGCGGCCCCATGGGACTTCGTGGTGCGGGCAACCAAGCTGAGGCGGAATTGGCCAGGTTTACGGAACCGCCAGTGCAGACAAACTTGGATCCGACCCTGTACCCCGCAGGACACATCCGCCAATACCGCGATGTGGTGGACGCAATCCGGAACGGCAGGCCCGCAGGTGTCACCATCCAGGATGCCGTCACGGCGCTGGCCACGGTGCGCGGACTGTATGTCTCGGCCACGCTTGGCCGCCCTGTCCTCATCGCCGACGTCGTTGCCGGCAAGTACAACGACGTCGAAGTCCGCACCGGTGACGGTCACTTTGAGGAGGTGACGGCATGA
- a CDS encoding sugar phosphate isomerase/epimerase family protein, with translation MKFSVFTASTPEWTPQEAATQLSAQGWDGIEWRVTDQADAPEPGFWAGNKATWPMTGLEDSLPEIARLTSEAGLEYSGLGGYARCDNHDGVERVLAATAALGARQVRVNVLPLGNSTMGGLEPSGLSYPELFDATRQHYEWVAGRAAHYGVKALVELHHGTVTASASSARRLLEGLDPQHVGVIHDLGNLLIEGWESPLPALQLLGPYLAHIHVKNARWVRTEERDEAGAAVWVNEWAPLDEGQGSVLGYFKALADVGYDEWVTVEDFSTDVPLAERTAGNLRFLRQVAELSGLNVAGNANLSAGSTSKG, from the coding sequence ATGAAATTCTCGGTATTCACGGCCTCAACGCCGGAGTGGACTCCGCAGGAAGCAGCCACGCAACTGTCAGCCCAGGGCTGGGACGGCATCGAATGGCGGGTCACGGACCAGGCCGACGCACCCGAGCCCGGCTTTTGGGCAGGGAACAAAGCCACCTGGCCCATGACGGGTCTTGAGGACTCTCTCCCGGAGATCGCCCGGCTCACCTCGGAGGCAGGGCTCGAATACTCAGGGTTGGGCGGCTACGCACGTTGCGACAACCACGACGGCGTCGAACGGGTTTTGGCTGCTACGGCCGCCTTGGGTGCCCGCCAGGTCAGGGTCAACGTCCTGCCGCTGGGTAATTCCACCATGGGTGGCCTAGAGCCAAGCGGGCTGTCCTACCCGGAGCTGTTCGACGCGACCCGCCAACACTACGAGTGGGTGGCCGGAAGGGCCGCCCACTACGGCGTCAAAGCTTTGGTGGAGCTGCACCATGGCACTGTGACGGCCTCGGCGTCCTCTGCCCGGAGGCTACTGGAAGGTTTGGACCCACAGCACGTCGGGGTCATCCATGATCTGGGAAACCTCTTGATCGAAGGCTGGGAATCACCTCTGCCTGCGCTCCAGTTGCTCGGACCGTATCTCGCTCACATTCACGTAAAGAACGCCCGGTGGGTCCGCACAGAAGAGCGTGACGAAGCTGGAGCTGCGGTTTGGGTGAATGAGTGGGCGCCGCTGGACGAGGGGCAGGGGAGCGTTCTCGGCTACTTCAAGGCATTGGCCGATGTGGGCTATGACGAGTGGGTGACTGTGGAGGACTTCTCCACGGACGTTCCACTTGCCGAGCGCACTGCAGGCAACCTGCGCTTCTTGCGCCAGGTGGCAGAACTGAGCGGGCTGAACGTGGCCGGCAACGCTAACCTCTCCGCTGGCTCCACTTCGAAAGGCTGA
- the uxaC gene encoding glucuronate isomerase — MSQSLAAHPDRLLPADPGTRSIARSLLERVQDLPIISPHGHVDAAVIEKNTSFPDPAALLVSPDHYVTRLIHASGISLDQLQPGAAEPREIWRQFCAAWPLFDGTASGYWLRTQFESVFGLKGELRADTADASFDAISTKLAEPGFRPRELFKDFNIEVLATTDDPLDNLESHRALAEDPSFHGRVLPTFRPDAYVNIAHPSWTSNVERLITEASDGGTGYRGYVTALENRRQYFVDHGAVSADHGVRTPATLKLDEAEAAALFEKARSGRATAHDRDRFEAHMMYQMARMSVQDGLVMTIHPGSFRNHHEPTFEAFGADTGHDIPVATNYTEAIRPLLQDFGTAKDFHLVLFTLDETVFSRELAPLAGFYPSVFIGAPWWFLDAPDAMLRFRSAVTETAGFSRSSGFIDDTRAFCSIPARHDASRRIEASFLARLVAEHRVSEDRAHELIVDVVDSSPRRVFKL, encoded by the coding sequence ATGTCACAGTCCCTCGCCGCACACCCGGACCGGCTGCTCCCTGCGGACCCAGGAACACGTTCCATCGCCCGCTCCCTGCTGGAACGAGTCCAGGACCTGCCCATCATCTCCCCGCATGGCCACGTGGACGCTGCGGTCATCGAAAAGAACACGTCGTTCCCGGATCCCGCAGCTCTGCTGGTCTCTCCCGACCATTACGTCACGCGCCTTATCCACGCATCGGGAATTTCATTGGATCAGCTACAGCCCGGTGCTGCCGAGCCGCGGGAGATCTGGCGGCAGTTCTGCGCAGCGTGGCCGCTCTTCGATGGGACGGCGTCCGGGTATTGGCTGCGTACCCAGTTCGAGTCGGTCTTTGGGCTGAAGGGCGAATTGCGCGCGGATACCGCCGACGCCAGCTTCGATGCCATCTCGACCAAGCTCGCGGAACCGGGATTCCGGCCACGTGAGTTGTTCAAGGACTTCAACATCGAAGTCCTTGCCACCACCGATGACCCCTTGGACAACTTGGAAAGCCACCGGGCCCTTGCTGAGGACCCGTCCTTCCATGGCCGCGTTCTGCCAACCTTCCGTCCGGACGCTTACGTCAATATCGCCCACCCGTCGTGGACAAGCAACGTGGAGCGGCTCATCACAGAGGCGTCCGACGGCGGCACGGGCTACCGCGGGTATGTCACCGCCCTGGAGAATCGGCGCCAATACTTCGTGGACCACGGAGCCGTCTCAGCCGACCATGGCGTCAGAACTCCCGCGACGTTGAAGCTGGACGAAGCTGAGGCGGCGGCACTGTTCGAGAAGGCCCGTTCCGGCCGGGCAACAGCCCATGACCGGGACAGGTTCGAAGCCCACATGATGTATCAAATGGCGCGCATGTCTGTGCAGGACGGCCTGGTCATGACCATCCACCCTGGCTCCTTCCGCAACCACCACGAACCGACTTTTGAAGCCTTCGGAGCAGACACCGGTCACGACATCCCTGTCGCCACCAACTACACCGAGGCCATCCGCCCGTTGCTGCAGGATTTCGGTACTGCCAAGGACTTCCACCTGGTGCTTTTCACTCTGGATGAGACGGTCTTTTCACGCGAACTGGCGCCGCTGGCCGGTTTCTACCCTTCCGTCTTCATCGGTGCGCCGTGGTGGTTCCTGGACGCTCCCGATGCCATGCTCCGTTTCCGTTCGGCGGTCACCGAGACCGCAGGCTTCTCGCGGTCCTCGGGCTTCATCGATGACACCCGCGCCTTTTGCTCCATCCCGGCGCGGCACGACGCCTCCCGCAGGATCGAAGCGTCCTTCCTCGCGCGTCTGGTAGCTGAGCACCGCGTCAGCGAGGATCGCGCGCATGAGCTGATTGTGGACGTCGTGGATTCATCGCCTCGACGGGTCTTCAAGCTATGA